In Musa acuminata AAA Group cultivar baxijiao chromosome BXJ2-3, Cavendish_Baxijiao_AAA, whole genome shotgun sequence, the following proteins share a genomic window:
- the LOC135606708 gene encoding REF/SRPP-like protein OsI_017815 isoform X1 has translation MADPVTESPQIAQEEAIEQERLRYLEFVHAAAIHAVLCAARLYVYAKESAGPLRPGVQTVEGTVKTVVGPVYDKIHGVPFELLKFVDRKVEVTVQELDRRVPSVVKEASSAARSAAGEVQRAGLVGSAAGLVRSVYAKYEPAAKELYAKYEPAAEQAAASAWRSLNRLPLVPQVAQVVVPTAAHLSEKYNQAVSSSAEKGYAVSAYLPLVPTERMARVFGDNVATAAH, from the exons ATGGCCGATCCCGTCACCGAATCTCCTCAGATC GCTCAGGAGGAAGCGATAGAGCAGGAGAGGCTAAGGTACCTTGAGTTCGTGCACGCGGCGGCGATCCACGCGGTGCTGTGCGCGGCGCGGCTGTACGTATACGCGAAGGAGAGCGCCGGGCCGCTGAGGCCCGGCGTGCAGACCGTTGAGGGCACCGTGAAGACCGTCGTCGGCCCCGTCTACGATAAGATCCACGGCGTCCCCTTCGAGCTCCTCAAGTTCGTCGACCGAAAG GTGGAAGTTACCGTGCAGGAGCTGGATCGTCGCGTCCCATCGGTAGTGAAGGAGGCCTCGTCGGCGGCCCGGTCCGCGGCGGGCGAGGTCCAGCGGGCCGGACTGGTCGGATCTGCCGCCGGCCTGGTCCGCTCCGTCTACGCCAAGTACGAGCCGGCGGCCAAGGAGCTGTATGCCAAGTACGAGCCGGCAGCGGAGCAGGCCGCGGCCTCGGCCTGGCGCTCGCTGAACCGCCTCCCCCTGGTCCCCCAGGTGGCCCAGGTCGTCGTCCCCACCGCTGCCCACCTCTCCGAGAAGTACAACCAAGCCGTCTCCTCCTCCGCCGAGAAGGGCTACGCCGTCTCCGCCTACCTCCCCCTCGTCCCCACGGAGAGGATGGCACGCGTCTTCGGCGACAATGTCGCTACTGCCGCACACTGA
- the LOC135606708 gene encoding REF/SRPP-like protein OsI_017815 isoform X2, which yields MADPVTESPQIEEAIEQERLRYLEFVHAAAIHAVLCAARLYVYAKESAGPLRPGVQTVEGTVKTVVGPVYDKIHGVPFELLKFVDRKVEVTVQELDRRVPSVVKEASSAARSAAGEVQRAGLVGSAAGLVRSVYAKYEPAAKELYAKYEPAAEQAAASAWRSLNRLPLVPQVAQVVVPTAAHLSEKYNQAVSSSAEKGYAVSAYLPLVPTERMARVFGDNVATAAH from the exons ATGGCCGATCCCGTCACCGAATCTCCTCAGATC GAGGAAGCGATAGAGCAGGAGAGGCTAAGGTACCTTGAGTTCGTGCACGCGGCGGCGATCCACGCGGTGCTGTGCGCGGCGCGGCTGTACGTATACGCGAAGGAGAGCGCCGGGCCGCTGAGGCCCGGCGTGCAGACCGTTGAGGGCACCGTGAAGACCGTCGTCGGCCCCGTCTACGATAAGATCCACGGCGTCCCCTTCGAGCTCCTCAAGTTCGTCGACCGAAAG GTGGAAGTTACCGTGCAGGAGCTGGATCGTCGCGTCCCATCGGTAGTGAAGGAGGCCTCGTCGGCGGCCCGGTCCGCGGCGGGCGAGGTCCAGCGGGCCGGACTGGTCGGATCTGCCGCCGGCCTGGTCCGCTCCGTCTACGCCAAGTACGAGCCGGCGGCCAAGGAGCTGTATGCCAAGTACGAGCCGGCAGCGGAGCAGGCCGCGGCCTCGGCCTGGCGCTCGCTGAACCGCCTCCCCCTGGTCCCCCAGGTGGCCCAGGTCGTCGTCCCCACCGCTGCCCACCTCTCCGAGAAGTACAACCAAGCCGTCTCCTCCTCCGCCGAGAAGGGCTACGCCGTCTCCGCCTACCTCCCCCTCGTCCCCACGGAGAGGATGGCACGCGTCTTCGGCGACAATGTCGCTACTGCCGCACACTGA
- the LOC135606709 gene encoding small ribosomal subunit protein eS4x gives MARGLKKHLKRLNAPKHWMLDKLGGAFAPKPSSGPHKARECLPLILILRNKLKYALTYREVIAILMQRHVMVDGKVRTDKTYPAGFMDVVSIPKTNENFRLLYDTKGRFRLHSVRDEEAKFKLCKVRSVQFGQKGIPYLNTYDGRTIRYPDPLIKANDTIKLDLETNKIVDFIKFDVGNVVMVTGGRNTGRVGVIKNREKHKGSFETIHIQDSTGHEFATRLGNVFTIGKGTKPWVSLPKGKGIKLSIIEEARKRLAAAGAAATT, from the exons ATG GCTAGAGGATTGAAGAAACATCTGAAGAGGCTCAATGCCCCAAAACACTGGATGTTAGACAAGCTTGGTGGTGCCTTT GCCCCCAAGCCATCATCTGGTCCTCACAAAGCAAGAGAATGTTTGCCCTTAATTCTTATTTTGAGAAACAAACTGAAATATGCTCTTACATATCGGGAAGTGATTGCAATTTTGATGCAACGTCATGTTATGGTCGATGGAAAGGTCAGGACTGACAAGACCTACCCTGCTGGATTTATGG ATGTTGTTTCGATTCCTAAGACAAACGAGAATTTCCGACTCCTTTACGACACTAAAGGACGGTTTCGTCTCCATTCAGTCAGGGATGAAGAGGCTAAG TTCAAGCTCTGCAAAGTACGTTCAGTTCAATTTGGGCAAAAGGGAATTCCTTATCTGAACACATATGATGGTCGTACCATTCGCTACCCCGACCCTCTTATCAAGGCAAATGATACCATCAAGCTTGATCTGGAGACCAACAAAATTGTGGACTTCATCAAGTTCGATGTTGGGAACGTTGTCATGGTGACAGGGGGAAGAAACACTGGTCGTGTTGGGGTGATCAAGAACAGGGAGAAGCACAAGGGGAGCTTCGAGACCATTCACATCCAGGACTCGACCGGCCATGAGTTTGCAACTCGCCTTGGGAATGTCTTCACCATCGGCAAGGGGACCAAGCCCTGGGTCTCTCTCCCCAAAGGCAAGGGTATCAAGCTCAGCATTATCGAGGAGGCAAGGAAACGCTTAGCTGCTGCTGGTGCAGCTGCCACAACTTAG
- the LOC135606711 gene encoding uncharacterized protein LOC135606711 has product MAMAAKDMEGVLRRDRCVALPTPPHGGASIGDVAVRPLEKTIPNYLKPTICSSHCTSCHYPKNQQQCSQPSTVPTAAAAASSGKRLLSKPPMQKACPAPRAARTPPLSSEHKPAICKDPGSEKASKPRSLPKATTKAKPVDVQDHAKVAEAGALRSTLPKNRKVEDGPIKGSEATAEPADVVDASKKPRTRARSMSMSSIDLAAGPRKLNLQGGKKTAGNESKATTAEGAVSKRQEAKIGKESPPAKNAVKEEAASKLAARRNKVKALVGAFETAMSLHETEKQPSTQQHEEVAEPVKSRSAAADDGRGLQETKMTPEEKGQNQEEEEEEDTAGGRREVGEESKNGPSEEEEEEDNGREGVDSLETRH; this is encoded by the coding sequence ATGGCGATGGCTGCCAAAGACATGGAAGGCGTCCTCCGCAGAGACCGGTGCGTCGCATTGCCTACTCCTCCGCATGGGGGTGCATCGATAGGGGACGTCGCCGTGAGGCCGCTGGAGAAGACGATTCCGAACTACCTCAAGCCAACGATATGCTCCAGCCATTGCACCAGCTGCCACTATCCCAAGAACCAGCAACAATGCTCCCAGCCTTCCACGGTGccgaccgccgccgccgccgcttcctcCGGCAAACGCCTTCTTTCTAAACCACCCATGCAGAAAGCTTGTCCCGCGCCGAGAGCAGCAAGAACTCCTCCACTGTCATCTGAACATAAACCGGCCATTTGTAAGGACCCGGGCTCGGAGAAGGCGTCGAAGCCCAGAAGCCTCCCTAAGGCGACAACGAAAGCCAAGCCTGTGGACGTACAAGATCATGCGAAGGTCGCGGAAGCTGGAGCTCTACGGTCGACGTTGCCGAAGAACAGAAAGGTAGAAGACGGACCGATCAAGGGCTCGGAGGCGACCGCGGAGCCCGCGGACGTGGTTGACGCTTCCAAGAAGCCGAGGACACGAGCGAGGTCGATGTCCATGAGCTCCATCGATTTGGCTGCAGGTCCGAGAAAGCTGAACCTTCAAGGAGGGAAGAAGACAGCCGGCAACGAATCGAAGGCGACAACGGCCGAGGGTGCGGTGTCGAAGAGGCAGGAGGCAAAGATAGGGAAGGAGTCGCCGCCCGCCAAGAACGCCGTAAAAGAGGAGGCGGCGAGCAAGTTGGCGGCGCGGAGGAACAAGGTGAAAGCGCTGGTGGGGGCCTTCGAGACCGCCATGTCGCTGCACGAGACGGAGAAGCAACCAAGTACTCAACAGCACGAGGAGGTGGCAGAGCCGGTGAAGAGCAGAAGCGCGGCCGCCGATGACGGTCGAGGGCTGCAGGAAACGAAGATGACGCCCGAGGAAAAAGGTCAAAaccaagaggaagaggaggaggaggacacagcAGGAGGTCGACGCGAGGTGGGAGAGGAGTCAAAGAATGGGCCatcggaagaggaagaagaggaggataacGGGAGGGAAGGGGTTGACTCATTGGAAACCCGACACTAG
- the LOC135606712 gene encoding uncharacterized protein LOC135606712, whose product MSSRENVGIWCERMRSGLTFFSPSIIPSQGTGLNPGGTKPPRQRVTQLPREREREREGEMAWWNKKVVFPVKRALVAVAARVKARKHGDGISKLHDDVQTCGYQDVQVMWEMLRRSETELPKQRKRRFWRPSASSRRTTSCDSMERASSSPR is encoded by the exons ATGAGCAGTCGAGAAAACGTGGGCATTTGGTGTGAACGGATGCGATCGGGATTGACCTTCTTCTCACCCTCTATAATACCTTCACAGGGCACCGGTCTCAATCCAGGTGGAACCAAGCCACCGAGGCAAAGGGTAACACAGCTCccacgggagagagagagagagagagaaggcgagATGGCTTGGTGGAACAAGAAGGTGGTGTTCCCGGTGAAGCGCGCGCTGGTAGCAGTCGCCGCAAGGGTCAAGGCTCGGAAGCACG GTGATGGGATCAGTAAACTCCACGACGACGTGCAAACGTGTGGATACCAAGATGTGCAGGTGATGTGGGAGATGCTGAGGAGATCGGAGACGGAGCTTCCCAAGCAGCGGAAGCGGCGGTTCTGGCGGCCGTCAGCCTCATCGCGACGAACGACATCGTGTGATTCGATGGAGCGGGCATCATCATCACCGCGATAG